One Gammaproteobacteria bacterium DNA segment encodes these proteins:
- a CDS encoding secondary thiamine-phosphate synthase enzyme YjbQ yields the protein MRDVITVTTHSREELVDITGRIREVVEAGGIRDGLVNVYVQGATAGIMIQENWDDSVQTDVVDLLRKIIPRGVWLHDRQDGNGDSHLKSGLVGPSETIPLMDGRLGLSTWQNIFLCEFDGPRRERRVVVTVVSAA from the coding sequence ATGCGCGATGTCATCACCGTCACTACCCACAGCCGCGAGGAACTGGTGGACATCACCGGCCGGATACGGGAGGTGGTGGAGGCCGGGGGGATCCGGGACGGTCTGGTGAATGTCTATGTCCAGGGTGCCACGGCCGGGATCATGATCCAGGAAAACTGGGACGACAGCGTCCAGACGGACGTGGTGGATCTGTTGCGCAAGATCATCCCCCGTGGGGTTTGGTTGCACGACCGCCAGGACGGTAACGGCGATTCTCATCTCAAGTCCGGTCTGGTGGGTCCCTCCGAGACCATCCCCCTGATGGACGGCCGGCTCGGCCTGTCCACCTGGCAGAACATCTTCCTGTGCGAATTCGACGGCCCGCGGCGCGAGCGCAGGGTCGTTGTCACCGTTGTGTCGGCCGCGTAG
- a CDS encoding Hsp20/alpha crystallin family protein: protein MTETRDLKTQENKELEARGGSEAYLRPVVDIFEDANGITLMADLPGVSSDRLNIEVDRNTLAIEGQVSLDMPKEMEALYADVRATRYQRSFTLSNELDTDAIKAEMKDGVLTLNVPKRAEHQPRRIQVNGA, encoded by the coding sequence ATGACCGAGACCAGAGATCTCAAGACCCAGGAGAATAAGGAACTCGAGGCCCGGGGCGGCAGTGAGGCCTATCTGCGCCCCGTGGTCGATATATTCGAGGACGCCAACGGCATCACCCTGATGGCGGATCTGCCCGGAGTATCCAGCGACCGGCTCAATATCGAGGTGGATCGCAACACCCTGGCCATCGAGGGCCAGGTGTCCTTGGATATGCCGAAGGAGATGGAGGCGCTGTACGCCGACGTGCGCGCCACCCGTTACCAGCGCAGTTTCACCCTCAGCAACGAGCTGGATACGGATGCCATCAAGGCCGAGATGAAGGACGGGGTGCTCACCCTCAATGTACCCAAACGGGCGGAGCATCAACCGCGCCGCATCCAGGTCAACGGCGCCTGA
- a CDS encoding Hsp20/alpha crystallin family protein, translated as MLGYLRGFDDIFDQVERMNRDMEGLFGNRPAWSGIRSVAPGTFPPINVGSSAEQVDLFAFAPGLDPATIEVEMQQNLLTIAGERKVELPEDKQLYRNERFSGRFRRVLTLPEDVDPDQVSASYKDGVLHITVKRSEVAKPRRIEIH; from the coding sequence ATGTTGGGTTATCTCAGAGGATTCGACGATATCTTCGACCAGGTCGAACGCATGAATCGTGACATGGAAGGGCTGTTCGGCAACCGGCCCGCGTGGAGCGGCATTCGCTCCGTGGCGCCCGGCACCTTCCCGCCCATCAACGTCGGCTCGTCGGCGGAGCAGGTGGATCTGTTCGCCTTCGCGCCCGGCCTCGATCCCGCCACCATCGAGGTGGAGATGCAGCAAAACCTGCTCACCATCGCGGGCGAGCGCAAGGTGGAACTGCCCGAGGATAAACAGCTGTATCGCAACGAGCGTTTCAGCGGCCGTTTCCGCCGCGTGCTGACCCTGCCGGAGGATGTGGACCCGGACCAGGTGAGTGCCAGTTACAAGGACGGGGTGCTGCATATCACCGTCAAGCGTTCCGAGGTAGCGAAGCCGCGCCGCATCGAGATCCATTGA